One segment of Pempheris klunzingeri isolate RE-2024b chromosome 20, fPemKlu1.hap1, whole genome shotgun sequence DNA contains the following:
- the adprm gene encoding manganese-dependent ADP-ribose/CDP-alcohol diphosphatase — protein sequence MGECPQQTPLFTFGVIADVQYADIDDGYNYSRTRRRYYRSSLQLLRNAQESWSESAVKPAFILQLGDIIDGFNKSRDASERALDTVLREFGSGSGSGSGSGSSPPEVHHVWGNHEFYNFSRSALLGSKLNSAVHPDGSPTGARAGGDIYAYRFSPFPGFTFVVLDAYDVSLLGREESSEQYSNAMNLIRQYNSNEDLNCPPECEGLQQRFTMFNGGFSKEQLDWLHSVLSSADEKREKVTIVSHLPVHPLSTDPICLAWNFDELLAIIRSHSSVVCFMAGHDHDGGYHWDKDTGVHHLTLAGVIETPPDDNAFGTVSVYEDRMELKGNGRIMDQVFGFP from the exons ATGGGCGAGTGTCCCCAACAAACCCCGCTGTTTACATTCGGCGTGATCGCTGACGTTCAGTACGCAGATATCGACGACGGCTACAATTATTCCCGGACGAGGAGGCGCTACTACCGGagcagcctgcagctgctcagGAATGCCCAGGAAAGTTGGTCAGAGTCGGCTGTCAAACCAGCCTTCATCCTCCAGCTGGGAGACATCATCGACGGCTTCAACAAGAGCCGCGACGCCTCCGAGCGAGCGCTGGACACCGTGCTGAGGGAGTTCGGCTCCGGCTCCGGCTCCGGCTCCGGCTCCGGCTCCAGCCCCCCGGAGGTCCACCATGTGTGGGGCAACCACGAGTTCTACAACTTCAGCAGGAGCGCGCTGCTGGGGTCGAAGCTGAACAGCGCGGTCCATCCGGACGGCAGCCCGACGGGAGCCCGGGCAGGCGGGGACATCTACGCCTACCGCTTCAGCCCGTTCCCCGGCTTCACGTTCGTGGTGCTGGACGCCTACGACGTGAGCCTGCTGGGCAGAGAGGAGTCCAGCGAGCAGTACAGCAATGCTATGAATCTGATCAGACAGTACAACAGCAACGAGGATCTCAACTGCCCCCCAG AGTGCGAGGGCCTGCAGCAGAGGTTTACAATGTTCAACGGTGGCTTCAGCAAGGAGCAGCTGGACTGGCTGCATTCTGTCCTGTCCTCGGCCGACGAGAAACGGGAAAAAGTCACAATTGTCA GTCACCTCCCAGTGCACCCCCTCTCCACAGACCCCATCTGCCTCGCCTGGAACTTTGACGAGCTGCTGGCCATCATACGGTCCCACAGCAGCGTGGTGTGTTTCATGGCCGGACACGACCATGATGGTGGATACCACTGGGACAAAGACACGGGAGTGCACCACCTGACTTTAGCGGGGGTGATCGAGACTCCGCCCGACGACAACGCCTTTGGCACCGTGTCCGTGTACGAGGACAGGATGGAGCTGAAAGGGAACGGGAGGATCATGGATCAAGTGTTTGGGTTTCCGTGA
- the rsph1 gene encoding radial spoke head 1 homolog isoform X1: MSDAGSDEFDDERSKLGEYEGGRNEAGERHGAGKAVLPNGDIYQGQYEKGRRHGQGTYRFKNGARYVGDYYQNMKHGQGTFYYPDGSKYEGSWAENLRQGHGVYTYPNGDAYDGEWQHHIRHGQGIYHYHETGSKYKGSWVNGKMESAGEYIHSNHRYVGNFVNNNPFGPGKYVFDIGCEQHGECHQTEQDQAEGELASTTVLKWIPKCITGLTLWAPGQDSSAGEKERAPAEEGAEN; encoded by the exons ATGTCGGATGCAGGTTCTGATGAGTTTGACGACGAACGCAGTAAACTCGGG gagTATGAGGGGGGCAGGAACGAAGCAGGAGAGAGGCACGGAGCCGGTAAAGCTGTTCTGCCCAACGGAGACATTTATCAGGGCCAGTACGAGAAGGGCAGAAGACACGGACAG GGCACCTATCGCTTCAAGAATGGGGCAAGGTACGTAGGAGACTACTACCAGAACATGAAACATGGACAGGGCACCTTCTACTACCCAGACGGCTCTAAATATGAAG gGTCGTGGGCTGAGAACCTGAGACAGGGTCATGGTGTGTACACTTACCCCAATGGAGACGCGTATGATGGAGAGTGGCAGCATCATATCAG GCATGGCCAGGGCATTTACCACTACCACGAAACTGGCTCAAAGTACAAAGGATCATGGGTGAATGGCAAGATGGAGTCAGCTGGAGAGTACATCCACTCCAACCACAGATACGTGGGTAACTTTGTCAACAATAAT CCATTTGGCCCAGGGAAGTATGTGTTTGACATTGGGTGTGAGCAGCATGGTGAATGCCACCAAACAGAACAG GACCAGGCTGAAGGTGAGTTGGCCTCCACCACCGTCCTCAAGTGGATTCCCAAGTGTATCACCGGCCTGACGCTGTGGGCTCCAGGCCAAGACTCTTCAG ctgggGAAAAGGAAAGAGCTCCAGCAGAGGAGGGGGCAGAGAACTGA
- the rsph1 gene encoding radial spoke head 1 homolog isoform X2 — protein sequence MSDAGSDEFDDERSKLGEYEGGRNEAGERHGAGKAVLPNGDIYQGQYEKGRRHGQGTYRFKNGARYVGDYYQNMKHGQGTFYYPDGSKYEGSWAENLRQGHGVYTYPNGDAYDGEWQHHIRHGQGIYHYHETGSKYKGSWVNGKMESAGEYIHSNHRYVGNFVNNNPFGPGKYVFDIGCEQHGECHQTEQDQAEGELASTTVLKWIPKCITGLTLWAPGQDSSGEPHHPSGTWP from the exons ATGTCGGATGCAGGTTCTGATGAGTTTGACGACGAACGCAGTAAACTCGGG gagTATGAGGGGGGCAGGAACGAAGCAGGAGAGAGGCACGGAGCCGGTAAAGCTGTTCTGCCCAACGGAGACATTTATCAGGGCCAGTACGAGAAGGGCAGAAGACACGGACAG GGCACCTATCGCTTCAAGAATGGGGCAAGGTACGTAGGAGACTACTACCAGAACATGAAACATGGACAGGGCACCTTCTACTACCCAGACGGCTCTAAATATGAAG gGTCGTGGGCTGAGAACCTGAGACAGGGTCATGGTGTGTACACTTACCCCAATGGAGACGCGTATGATGGAGAGTGGCAGCATCATATCAG GCATGGCCAGGGCATTTACCACTACCACGAAACTGGCTCAAAGTACAAAGGATCATGGGTGAATGGCAAGATGGAGTCAGCTGGAGAGTACATCCACTCCAACCACAGATACGTGGGTAACTTTGTCAACAATAAT CCATTTGGCCCAGGGAAGTATGTGTTTGACATTGGGTGTGAGCAGCATGGTGAATGCCACCAAACAGAACAG GACCAGGCTGAAGGTGAGTTGGCCTCCACCACCGTCCTCAAGTGGATTCCCAAGTGTATCACCGGCCTGACGCTGTGGGCTCCAGGCCAAGACTCTTCAGGTGAACCTCATCACCCGTCAGGGACGTGGCCATAG